The Sorghum bicolor cultivar BTx623 chromosome 6, Sorghum_bicolor_NCBIv3, whole genome shotgun sequence genome contains the following window.
CAGCTTACTATCATGTGATCATATTTTGTTTGTGCTATTAGTTAACAATCATAGTCAAAAAATAGTGTTTGACCCCTGGCCCATTTGATTGCCagatgttttatttttgaactaAGATTTCCCAATGTATTATCTAATCTTCAGTTCACCCATGACATAGTTGTTGGCAATTACCTTAGGAGCTCTTAGAGCTGTCTTTTTTACCAGTCACTTATGCAAACAAAGTTACTGGAGAACTGATTGCTTCGTTGTTTAAACAGACATTGTTAGGGATTGGATCTTtcctgttttaaaaatataaaatcctGAATATATTATGACATCTGTTAATTAAATTTGCCAAATTTCATATGAACTAtattttgcaaggaacatacttcACAAATCACTTCTATCAAAATTAGAAAGCTTTTTTTTGTCTGTTCAGCTGTTGCATTAGGTCATCAAACTGCATTAGGTCCTCAAAACTGTGTTGAGCTGCTTTGCCAATTTCACTCGGACAATTAAAGGTCATAAGGGAAACCAGAAATATACTTTGAAACATGTGTGCTCCTGATTATTGATTAATCACAACTCCCCGATATATACTGTCACAGTCCATCCTGACATGGACTTCGTGTTGTGCTCGCAACATTTTCATTGGCACCAATTAACTAACATCTGAAAAGTTTTGAGTGGTGAAATTCTGTATGTTGTGTCGCAATGAATACAAGAAACAAAGCTACTTAGTTTTCAGTTGTAGTTGGTACTCTTTTGATTAAAGCAATGCTTTTGTGATTTGAGCTTAATATTACTATTCTCAGAAGCTGTGATCCGTTTCTACAAGCATTTGATCTCTTGTAACTACTTATTGTGACTATTCCACCTAGTCTAAGCTGGCTATAATTCATCTTGTAGCTACTTATTATGACTATTCAACCTATAGTCTATAATTTATCAAAATCTTCTGAAACGATCTAATTTGGAGCAGGATCCAAGTCTTATGAAAGGAGTTAATTTGAAGCAGGATCTTGTTTCCATATTTTTTTGTGCTATCAATAGTCTGTAGTTGTGGATGCTTTAAGTTACTGTGCATATTATTAAATTTATTGGGCAACTGAATCACTTGGCTAAATGATTTTGACAAAGAGATTATTAGATCAAATTCTAAAATCTGAAGCAGTTGGTCAATATTATTGCTTATCTGAAAACCATCTGTTTATTATTGTATTTCATCATTGGCATTGGAATGTGAATATATTTCCTATCTTCACTCACATGCGGAAGATAGCTATGTTTGGGTGAATATCTGTGTTTGTTTGTTTCACATATTTGTCAAGTAATGTTCTGTTTTGCTGAACAAGGTTATGTTCGTTTGAACTAATTTGCTCAGAACACTGTACAGGCATCTAATTCTTTGGATAAGTTATTAAAATCCAAAGGTGCAAGAGCTGGAGAGTCCAATGGTCCGATCAAGGTTGCTCCACAACTGTCAATACAGCCATCTAGCAGCTCTGTTCGCACTCCAGCCAAAACTGAGCTCGTAAAGCAATCTCAATCAGGCAGCCTTCAAGTCCTTAGTCGTGAGCAGAATGGTACTGTAAATACTGCTGCCAAAGACAGCACCAGCAATCCCGTGAGCCCTGTTCTGGGTCGATCTTCTTCAATGGAACCTATGAGAAAGTCTATTGTCAACCCAAAGCTTAAGGTTGGCAGTAATGGCCGTTCTTTGCATCCACTGCAAGGTTCATTTGCTGACAGAAAAGCAAGTGCAAAAGACAagtacaaattttttgagtTGTTGCGGAGCAAGTCTGTAAATGGTTCAGGCACTGCTATTGAGTCTCCATCTGGCCTGACTGATGATCAGCAGAACTCTAGTCTTGATTCGCCTTTCAAGTTTATTGAAAATGGGAGCAGTTCCTGTGAAGAAGCAAATTCTTGTGAGGGTTCTCAGCGACACTTGTCGGACAATGAGGAAATCATTCCACCTTCAGAATCTCATGATGTTTTAGATGAGGGATCTCTGGGGATTCAGGTTGACGACAGGGATGCCAGCTCTTCACCAGTACTTGGTGACATAGAAGATATAGCTTCTAAGAAGCCCCAGCAAGACAATGTTGCTATTATGCCCATCATACCTGCTTATGTAAATGATGGTTCTGTGATGCCCAATTCTGTTGACAATGAAGCAAGTTTGTCGTTGGAGGAAGCCAATCCTGCTCAAGTGTTACAGCACATTGGAGTAAGAGAGGAGAATCCTTGTCCTGCTCAAGAGTTCGAGTCCTTTGGGGCAGGTGGGGAGGAAGAGTTGAACCTCCTGAGATCTATGGGCTGGGATGAGAACGAAGATGTTCAGCCTCTTCAGCAGGAGGAGATTGCTGATTGTGTAAGTGTTTGATACATTCTCTAAACCATCGagcaaaatttattattatgACATATTGGTTGCAGAGTTTAGGAGGCCCTATCTCATAGTTGATATGGTACTCCTTAGTGCATATTACTGAAGTGATGATGAATGCAGCTGTAACTCTTACCATTTCCCTCACCTTTCTCTTTTGTAGCTAAGGCAGAACGCCAGGCTGCAGCAGAAGCTTCAGGAATGCAGGGGCTGATCGCGGAATCAATGGAGCAACGTCACTGTGCTGTCACCATACTGAGACGATGCTGGTGTGGAGCTGCGTTTTGGTACCTTCCGGTCAACTGATCAGGGAATGATTGTCTCTAGCTTAGCAAATGGAGAGTTTTGTTTTTGTTAATGCTTGTTCAGCATTGCGGGGGGAGGTTTCATGGTAGAGCTGATAATTTTCCCCCATTGAAAAGAGGTTTTAGGGTTTTTCTTCCTCATTTTCCCAGAAGGAATACACCAAATGGAAGTCTTGTCTGGTGTTGGAGGCACATAGGTGTGCGTTGCTCTGAAAGAAGAATAGGTTGTCTTTCTTACTTTTCGTCGccatctttttgtttttttttttggaaaaagaaGGGGAAAAAAGAATGATCGAGCTTAACATGAAAAAGGTGCACAGGAATTACCTTATGTTAAATCTTGCGTCCCCCCTTTTTTTATTAGGCTTCGTTTTGCTCTCATTGTATCGACCTCTTCGATTTAGTCCCGTACTCCCGTGACATTACATTTAGCCCCGTTACCTTAGGTTAGCACTGTGACCGGGAGGTTTTATGCGAAATTTTGACTTGGAACAAATTTTGTCAAGGCTATTGCTCTAATCTAATGGGAGGTTAAGCTCCTAGTGTGATAGGGTCTTGTTTGTTCGTTATGGTAGCGCTTGTACACGTTGCTCTCTGTCCACAAGCCTTCACGTTTGTCAATAGCGTTCTCGTGATCCAGTCGTCTGTCATAAGATTCTACGGTGACACGGAATCGTACATCATATGTTTTGAGCACCTGCCCCAGCTAGAGGAGGGGGTGCCAGCAAGATGGACGGCACTGATCTACGTAGCAGATTCGTAGGACCAGTCGTCACGACTCAAAAGAAATTATATATATGGAATACTCTATTTGTTTGCAGGTAAAATGTTGCTGTCTCACCTACACCCATGGACGACTCTCAAAAGGATAGCAAGCAGCTCAGAATTGCTCACCGAACCACAGAACAGCTTCGTGATAAGAAGCTCCCATAAAAAGTTGGCCACTCTTTATTCACCTCTCATCTGCGAAATTTCTGGGAACGTTGATTTCGGGATGTGCTTCATGTAAGACTGGTTTTTACGTGTGGCAAGTTTGGCTGCTGGTTCATACTAAAAACCAGTTGTAGCATAGCATGATCGGTCAATTTTTTATGTTTTGAAAATTGGGTGATTGATGTCTACTGTACTTACGGGCTAGTATGGCAGTATTCAGAAAAAGGCAGTCGTATTCGTACGGATGTGACTCGTCGAGTCTAAAATGATGTTTTCAAGCTGATTTGGACGATTGGGCGTAAGCGTAATTGCGTATGCATTACAGTATTACCACCATAGTGTCGATGCATATATTCTTGGAAAGAGAAGTATACACGGGACATATGATAATTGTATgatctctgtgtgtgtgtgtgtgcctaATCACCCACAAACAAGTGCCATCACAATCATGATTTACTTGCAAGGGAAACAAACCAATCGGGGTAGGCCACTCCTAATAGAAGATGAACATGGTTAGGGGCCAAGCAAGAAGCGAATAATAATAATCTAAAAGTCCCAATTGCACCCGCTCGGTTGCTCACCAACTTGGGCTGTTAGGCTAGGCATCATACCCACGTATATATGTTGGCTACCTAGCCCCTTCCTTTTTGAAAGGAGTCAAACAATGCCATATACAGTATATACTTTTCTTTTTCATTGCAAAAAGCTTAGACCTATCGTATATACACGCATTTCTACCATGAAGCGTTTTTGCTTCTAGAGAGCATGTGTAGAAGCAAAAACTTGCAGGAGCGAACGTTGTAAAAGTTCAAGCGTACGGATCAAATTCGTAACAGTTTGGACCTAAAAGGCCACGCAGGTGCATCCTCTCGAAAGTCTCGACCAGCAAAAGGAAAAATGTCACCGAGTACGAACCAAACTAGCGCAAAGGAGAAGCTTGCTGTGCGATAAAGCAGGCACCTCCAATTAGGTCCAAATCCACACATAACAGTCTCCTTCACGGCTGCTTCATCACTGATGGGCTTCCACACCTTCTCTTTCGTATTCGTATCTATCTCTGTCCTGTTACTCTTGTTTTCTCTTCAGAGCTTGTATTTCTACACTTGtttattttgcataatataTGGTGGTCACAGAGAGTAAACCTAACTATAACTACCAAATCATCTTTATATATTCGTAGTGACAAATATAAGTATGACACACTCGTCGATCTCACCAAATAGAAGCTCAAGAATTAAGCGCACACACACACGCTAGCCTTCGTCTCTCGCTGCTGCCcatccaaattccaaactccaaGTCTCCCTGCCAAAGGATAGGACAGATGGAGTCAGTAGCACGGTTGCTTCTCGTGGTGGCCGTGGTGGTGGCCGCGGCGGCCAGTGGTGGCGCCCTGGCCGCGACGGCGACGCCGCCGCACCACCTCAAGCTCAAGGGCGGCCTGCGGGTGCGCCTGACGCACGTCGACGCGCACGGCAACTACTCGAGGCTGCAGCTGCTGCAGCGGGCCGCGCGCCGGAGCCACCACCGCATGTCGCGCCTCGTCGCGCGTGCCACCGGCGTGAAGGCCGTCGCCGGGGGAGGGGACCTTCAGGTGCCCGTCCACGCGGGGAACGGCGAGTTCCTGATGGACGTGGCGATCGGCACCCCGGCGCTGTCGTACGCGGCGATCGTGGACACCGGCAGCGACCTGGTGTGGACGCAGTGCAAGCCGTGCGTGGACTGCTTCAAGCAGAGCACGCCGGTGTTCGACCCGTCGTCGTCCTCCACCTACGCCACCGTGCCGTGCTCCAGCGCCCTGTGCAGCGACCTGCCCACCTCCACCTGCACGTCGGCGTCCAAGTGCGGCTACACCTACACCTACGGCGACGCGTCGTCGACGCAGGGCGTGCTGGCGAGCGAGACCTTCACGCtggggaaggagaagaagaagctccccGGCGTGGCGTTCGGGTGCGGCGACACGAACGAGGGCGACGGGTTCACGCAGGGCGCCGGGCTCGTGGGGCTCGGCCGCGGCCCGCTCTCGCTCGTCTCCCAGCTCGGCCTCGACAAGTTCTCCTACTGCCTCACCTcgctcgacgacggcgacggcaaGAGCCCGCTGCTGCTGGGCGGCTCCGCGGCGGCCATCTCGGAGAGCGCGGCGACGGCGCCCGTGCAGACCACCCCGCTGGTGAAGAACCCGAGCCAGCCGTCCTTCTACTACGTGTCCCTGACGGGGCTCACCGTGGGGTCCACGCGCATCACGCTCCCGGCCTCGGCGTTCGCGATCCAGGACGACGGCACGGGCGGCGTCATCGTCGACTCCGGTACCTCCATCACGTACCTGGAGCTGCAGGGCTACCGCGCGCTGAAAAAGGCGTTCGTGGCCCAGATGGCGCTGCCCACCGTGGACGGCTCCGAGATCGGGCTGGACCTGTGCTTCCAGGGCCCCGCCAAGGGAGTGGACGAGGTGCAGGTGCCCAAGCTGGTGCTCCACTTCGACGgcggcgccgacctcgacctccCCGCCGAGAACTACATGGTGCTCGACTCCGCCTCCGGCGCGCTCTGCCTCACGGTGGCGCCGTCGAGGGGGCTCTccatcatcggcaacttccagcaGCAGAACTTCCAGTTCGTGTACGACGTCGCCGGCGACACGCTCTCGTTCGCGCCCGTGCAGTGCAACAAGTTGTGATGATCATCATCACTCGTGTAGTAGGCGATTGTGTATTGGATTGGTCGTCTTCATGTGACGACGCCCGGCCGGGTGGTTACTGGTCAGTGATCAATATATTGACGTGTAGACGGAGACCTATTTGGTCCATGTCCTGGCTTGCGAATGAAATCCCTGCGTTCTCACTTCTCAGGCGTTCAGCAGCGTTTAGAATTACAACTGGCGAAGAAGGAGAGGTAGTGTTCTCTCTTCTCTGCCTGCTTTGGTTTCTTGTACCAGGCTACATATCACTCTCGGAGCTTTACCGCTTCTGAGATCGATTGATCTTCTGGGAGACGTATCGGACCCTGATATGACTCTCAACTGCTTTATAGCCTTCATTCAATAGGGAAACCAAAATCCATTCGACCTCTCCGACTCGTCGAAGTCCATTTGACATTTTAGCTACTCCAATCAGAAAACCGTTTCGTTTTGTTCATCCCTAATTCTGCAAATGTAGCATCACGTTCGGTCATCTTTCCCTATCCGTagaatggaaaacttttattttgttttcgcgCCAATCTTGACCAAATGTTTTAAGGCCTGAAACTAAAAACATTCTACTCTTTATTCCGGCCATGAAATATAGAATTAGAATACTGCTTTTTTTTAACTTACTTTAGTCCTTTGGTTTTAAGAAAATAAACAGGGGTATCCTTCTTTTATTTCATATTTGGTGTCAAATGGATCCTGTAAGAATTATTTTACATTGCGTCACGTCAATCACAAAAGTAAATTGAATATAATATAGTATTGATAGTTTGGGGATCAATTAGATTTTATTAAAAAAGTA
Protein-coding sequences here:
- the LOC8073381 gene encoding uncharacterized protein LOC8073381; this encodes MERSEPSLKPEWLLRPTVPATAHKPATSPRADDHGRGASSRNRSSGRDRDRSSQQSSSRRGSNSSGSRRNDRDGTGKSRGYGNFGKHSKERIQEKDLDFRDRESRLVQPDDPLRDGFESFSSCRSEKDRLNRTRSKVAISNRAVGVSLDNGNVSKKDNGVISFEREFPHLGSEDKNGKQDIGRVPSPGISTPIQNIPLVVSDGWNSVLAEVPMVGDPIINSVSSSSSPAGSSKQIEVSNSGSALSMAETVMQSPLKISTTPQLSIDAQKIEERTMRQCILRPLTPSSNKISASNSLDKLLKSKGARAGESNGPIKVAPQLSIQPSSSSVRTPAKTELVKQSQSGSLQVLSREQNGTVNTAAKDSTSNPVSPVLGRSSSMEPMRKSIVNPKLKVGSNGRSLHPLQGSFADRKASAKDKYKFFELLRSKSVNGSGTAIESPSGLTDDQQNSSLDSPFKFIENGSSSCEEANSCEGSQRHLSDNEEIIPPSESHDVLDEGSLGIQVDDRDASSSPVLGDIEDIASKKPQQDNVAIMPIIPAYVNDGSVMPNSVDNEASLSLEEANPAQVLQHIGVREENPCPAQEFESFGAGGEEELNLLRSMGWDENEDVQPLQQEEIADCLRQNARLQQKLQECRG
- the LOC8073382 gene encoding aspartic proteinase nepenthesin-1, with product MESVARLLLVVAVVVAAAASGGALAATATPPHHLKLKGGLRVRLTHVDAHGNYSRLQLLQRAARRSHHRMSRLVARATGVKAVAGGGDLQVPVHAGNGEFLMDVAIGTPALSYAAIVDTGSDLVWTQCKPCVDCFKQSTPVFDPSSSSTYATVPCSSALCSDLPTSTCTSASKCGYTYTYGDASSTQGVLASETFTLGKEKKKLPGVAFGCGDTNEGDGFTQGAGLVGLGRGPLSLVSQLGLDKFSYCLTSLDDGDGKSPLLLGGSAAAISESAATAPVQTTPLVKNPSQPSFYYVSLTGLTVGSTRITLPASAFAIQDDGTGGVIVDSGTSITYLELQGYRALKKAFVAQMALPTVDGSEIGLDLCFQGPAKGVDEVQVPKLVLHFDGGADLDLPAENYMVLDSASGALCLTVAPSRGLSIIGNFQQQNFQFVYDVAGDTLSFAPVQCNKL